One part of the Fusobacterium pseudoperiodonticum genome encodes these proteins:
- a CDS encoding toxin-antitoxin system YwqK family antitoxin translates to MKKILVGLLLVSSALSFAATQRVPLEKLGTRGNGIILYLEGQEKPYSGEVERKYPNGKLLGVATMKDGKLNGKAYEYYENGKVLREEVYVNGEANGPAKSYHENGKVEYETNFVNGKREGIEKGYSKTGVLVSVVPYKNGEANGLAKFYNEQTGKLEYETAVVNGQRNGLSKKYYPSGKLLSEVNFKNDKEEGMMKAYYESGKLQGEIPYKNGELDGVVKFYNEDGKVAEQATFKNGKEVK, encoded by the coding sequence ATGAAAAAAATATTAGTAGGATTATTATTAGTAAGTTCAGCATTATCTTTTGCAGCAACACAAAGAGTGCCTTTAGAAAAATTAGGAACTAGAGGAAATGGAATAATACTATATCTTGAAGGACAAGAAAAACCTTACTCAGGAGAAGTAGAAAGAAAATATCCAAATGGGAAACTTCTTGGAGTTGCTACAATGAAAGATGGAAAATTAAATGGAAAAGCTTATGAATACTATGAAAATGGAAAAGTATTAAGAGAAGAAGTTTACGTAAATGGAGAAGCTAATGGACCAGCAAAATCATATCATGAAAATGGAAAAGTAGAATATGAAACAAATTTTGTAAATGGAAAAAGAGAAGGAATAGAAAAAGGCTATTCAAAAACAGGAGTTCTAGTATCAGTAGTACCATATAAAAATGGAGAAGCAAATGGGTTAGCAAAGTTCTACAATGAACAAACAGGTAAATTAGAATATGAAACTGCTGTGGTTAATGGTCAAAGAAACGGTCTATCTAAAAAATACTATCCAAGTGGAAAATTATTGAGTGAAGTAAATTTTAAAAATGATAAAGAAGAAGGAATGATGAAAGCTTACTATGAATCTGGTAAGTTACAAGGAGAAATACCTTATAAAAATGGGGAATTAGACGGAGTTGTAAAATTTTATAATGAAGATGGAAAAGTAGCTGAACAAGCGACATTTAAAAATGGAAAAGAAGTGAAATAA
- a CDS encoding acyl-CoA thioesterase, producing MFTFNYTIKQEDLNYGNHVGNERALLFFQWAREEFLRANNLSETDIGDGSGFIQTEATVQYKKQLFLNQEIKVNITKIEIKGLRIIFEHEIFCGDDLAITGTATVLAYNYEEQKVKKVPTSFKELVENYNS from the coding sequence ATGTTTACATTTAATTACACAATAAAACAAGAAGATTTAAATTATGGTAATCATGTAGGTAATGAAAGAGCTTTATTATTTTTTCAATGGGCTAGAGAAGAATTTTTAAGAGCTAATAATTTAAGTGAAACAGATATAGGAGATGGAAGTGGTTTTATCCAAACTGAAGCAACTGTTCAATACAAAAAACAATTATTCTTAAATCAAGAAATAAAAGTTAATATAACAAAAATTGAAATAAAAGGTTTAAGAATAATTTTTGAACATGAAATTTTCTGTGGTGATGACTTAGCTATAACAGGAACAGCAACTGTTTTAGCATATAACTATGAAGAACAAAAAGTTAAAAAAGTTCCTACTTCTTTTAAAGAACTAGTTGAAAATTATAATTCTTAA
- a CDS encoding toxin-antitoxin system YwqK family antitoxin, with the protein MKIRKYFLLVMTLVFINFLNLNAATTKGNIRKLSSQKAIAEINLTYKYVENGEYTEIYDENGNLLFKDKSYIPEPNITTSAMKVKIILKNGKKIPVTEQYFPSGKIRAITEYNLKVKDEDIEKNDIRKFYTSNKLGQNIYNSVITETYYESGNLKTRMTDTGNKGKLEGYYENGNLITEVNLINEKMGELTKTYPEGIVKNYYPNGILKSKIEFKKGIGNGIYETYYENGKLFEKTTMKNGKPDGKYEVYGPDGKLEESVFYKNGEVVNK; encoded by the coding sequence ATGAAAATAAGAAAATATTTTTTACTAGTTATGACTTTAGTTTTTATTAACTTTTTAAATTTGAATGCTGCTACAACAAAAGGAAATATACGAAAACTAAGTTCCCAAAAAGCAATAGCAGAGATAAATTTAACTTATAAATATGTAGAAAATGGGGAATATACTGAAATATATGATGAAAATGGAAATTTATTGTTTAAAGATAAATCTTATATTCCAGAACCAAATATTACTACTTCAGCTATGAAGGTTAAAATTATTTTAAAAAATGGAAAGAAAATTCCTGTTACTGAGCAATATTTTCCTAGTGGTAAAATACGAGCAATAACTGAATATAATTTAAAAGTTAAAGATGAAGACATAGAAAAAAATGATATAAGAAAATTCTATACATCAAATAAACTAGGTCAAAATATTTATAATTCTGTAATTACAGAAACTTATTATGAAAGTGGAAATTTAAAAACTAGAATGACTGACACTGGTAATAAAGGAAAATTAGAAGGATATTATGAAAATGGAAATCTCATTACTGAAGTAAATCTTATAAATGAAAAGATGGGTGAATTGACTAAAACTTATCCTGAGGGGATAGTTAAGAATTATTATCCTAATGGAATTTTAAAATCAAAAATCGAATTTAAAAAAGGAATTGGCAATGGAATTTATGAAACTTACTACGAAAATGGAAAACTTTTTGAGAAAACTACTATGAAAAATGGAAAACCAGATGGAAAATATGAAGTATATGGTCCTGATGGAAAGTTAGAAGAAAGTGTTTTTTATAAGAATGGTGAGGTAGTAAATAAATAA
- a CDS encoding toxin-antitoxin system YwqK family antitoxin: protein MKKLLLGLLLISSVLSFGATQRVGIEKLVTNENRDTLYLEETRKPYSGEVERKYPDGKLLGLATVKDGKLNGKSYEYYENGKLKIEENYVNSKSEGVSKVFYPNGKVESEVQFKNNKKEGVAKLYSENGILTSEIPFKNDVVIGVAKLYNAQTGKLEYEENLVNGKRNGLSKKYYPSGKVLNEINFKDDKEEGIMRVYYETGKLQGEIPYKNGEVDGVVKAYDENGKLIEQATFKNGEEVK, encoded by the coding sequence ATGAAAAAATTATTACTAGGATTATTATTAATAAGCTCAGTATTATCTTTTGGAGCAACACAAAGAGTGGGCATAGAAAAATTAGTAACTAATGAAAATAGAGACACACTATATCTTGAAGAAACAAGAAAGCCTTATTCAGGAGAAGTAGAAAGAAAATATCCAGATGGAAAACTTCTTGGACTTGCTACAGTTAAAGATGGTAAATTAAATGGAAAATCTTATGAGTACTATGAAAATGGAAAATTAAAAATAGAAGAAAATTATGTAAATAGTAAATCTGAAGGAGTATCAAAAGTTTTTTATCCTAATGGTAAAGTAGAATCTGAAGTTCAATTTAAAAATAATAAAAAAGAAGGAGTAGCAAAGTTATACTCAGAAAATGGAATATTAACATCAGAAATTCCATTTAAAAATGATGTTGTAATAGGAGTAGCAAAGTTATATAATGCACAAACAGGTAAATTAGAATATGAAGAAAATCTAGTTAATGGAAAAAGAAATGGTTTATCAAAAAAATATTATCCAAGTGGAAAAGTATTAAATGAGATAAATTTTAAAGATGATAAGGAAGAAGGAATTATGAGAGTTTACTATGAAACAGGTAAATTACAAGGAGAAATACCTTATAAAAATGGAGAAGTAGATGGAGTAGTAAAAGCTTATGATGAAAATGGAAAACTAATAGAACAAGCAACATTTAAAAATGGAGAAGAAGTAAAATAA
- a CDS encoding acyl-CoA thioesterase yields MFTFNYTIKQEDLNYGNHVGNERALLFFQWAREEFLRANNLSETDIGDGSGFIQTEATVQYKKQLFLNQEIKVNITKIEIKGLRIIFEHEIFCGDDLAITGTATVLAYNYEEQKVKKVPSSFKELVENY; encoded by the coding sequence ATGTTTACATTTAATTACACAATAAAACAAGAAGATTTAAATTATGGTAATCATGTAGGTAATGAAAGAGCTTTATTATTTTTTCAATGGGCTAGAGAAGAATTTTTAAGAGCTAATAATTTAAGTGAAACAGATATAGGAGATGGAAGTGGTTTTATTCAAACTGAAGCAACTGTTCAATACAAAAAACAATTATTTTTAAATCAAGAAATAAAAGTTAATATAACAAAGATTGAAATAAAAGGTTTAAGAATAATTTTTGAACATGAAATTTTCTGTGGTGATGACTTAGCTATAACAGGAACAGCAACTGTTTTAGCATATAACTATGAAGAACAAAAAGTTAAAAAAGTTCCTTCTAGCTTTAAAGAACTGGTTGAAAATTACTAA
- a CDS encoding toxin-antitoxin system YwqK family antitoxin, with protein sequence MKKLLVGLLLVASSVLSFGAQRVPYEKLSFPGGYISYNDEKFTGEFERKDPRTGKINMVGSVKNGELHGTSYSYDENGKVTEEITFKKGMKEGASKLYYPSGAVSAKLNYKNDRYEGLQKYYYENGKLQAEIEMSKGQLDGVTKMYDENGKLKEEIIYKNGKKVK encoded by the coding sequence ATGAAAAAATTATTAGTAGGATTATTATTAGTAGCAAGTTCAGTACTATCTTTTGGAGCACAAAGAGTTCCTTATGAAAAATTATCATTTCCAGGTGGTTATATATCTTATAACGATGAAAAATTTACTGGAGAATTTGAAAGAAAAGATCCAAGAACAGGAAAAATTAATATGGTAGGTTCTGTTAAAAATGGAGAATTACATGGAACAAGTTATAGTTATGATGAAAATGGAAAAGTAACTGAAGAAATAACATTTAAAAAAGGAATGAAAGAAGGAGCTAGTAAACTTTATTATCCATCAGGAGCTGTATCAGCTAAATTAAATTATAAAAATGATAGATATGAAGGTTTACAAAAATATTACTATGAAAATGGTAAATTACAAGCTGAAATTGAAATGAGCAAAGGTCAATTGGACGGAGTTACAAAGATGTATGACGAAAATGGAAAATTAAAAGAAGAAATAATATATAAAAATGGAAAAAAAGTAAAATAA
- a CDS encoding toxin-antitoxin system YwqK family antitoxin: MKKILLGLLLLSSALSFGATQRVSLEQLETNESKDILYLAGTKTPYSGEAEIRYLSGQLLSVATFKNGKINGKAYEYYPSGQLKLEENYVNGKNNGLSKSYYENGKLRLEENYINGKLNGISKSYYENGQLKEATPYKNDKKEGIVKTYIENGTLISEVTFKNGVVVGKSKLYNTKTGKLAAESNINDRKIEGVSREYYPSGKLLSEVRYNKNGRIDGIAKVYNEQTGKLEREIPHKDGKIEGIEKIYDENGKLIGTITFENNQIMEEVTYKDGKIIDQKVYPLGKDLEDELLKNITP; encoded by the coding sequence ATGAAAAAAATATTGCTAGGATTATTATTGCTAAGTTCAGCATTATCTTTTGGAGCAACGCAAAGAGTATCCTTAGAACAATTAGAAACTAATGAAAGTAAAGATATATTGTACCTTGCAGGAACAAAAACTCCTTATTCAGGTGAAGCTGAAATAAGGTATCTAAGTGGACAACTTCTTTCAGTTGCCACATTTAAAAATGGTAAAATAAATGGAAAAGCTTATGAATACTACCCAAGTGGACAACTAAAATTAGAAGAAAATTATGTAAATGGGAAAAATAATGGCTTGTCAAAATCATATTATGAAAATGGAAAACTAAGATTAGAAGAAAATTATATAAATGGAAAACTTAATGGTATATCAAAATCATATTATGAAAATGGGCAACTAAAAGAAGCAACTCCATATAAAAATGATAAAAAAGAAGGAATAGTAAAAACTTACATAGAAAATGGGACATTAATATCAGAAGTTACATTTAAAAATGGAGTTGTGGTAGGAAAGTCAAAGTTATATAATACAAAAACTGGTAAATTAGCAGCTGAAAGTAATATAAATGATAGAAAAATAGAAGGAGTATCCAGAGAATATTATCCAAGTGGTAAATTATTAAGTGAAGTAAGATATAACAAAAATGGTAGAATTGATGGGATTGCAAAAGTTTATAATGAACAAACAGGTAAATTAGAAAGAGAAATACCTCATAAAGATGGAAAAATAGAAGGAATTGAAAAAATTTATGATGAGAATGGCAAACTAATAGGGACAATAACATTTGAAAATAATCAAATAATGGAAGAAGTGACATATAAAGATGGAAAAATAATAGACCAAAAAGTATATCCATTAGGAAAAGACCTAGAAGATGAACTGTTAAAAAATATAACTCCTTGA